A single window of Selenomonas sputigena DNA harbors:
- a CDS encoding branched-chain amino acid ABC transporter permease yields MELSEQIAQQLINGVSLGSIYALIALGYTMVYGIIKLINFAHGDIYMVGAYLGFFAVTNLGLPIVPALILAMIITGLLGIVIEKLAYKPLRHAPRISALISAIGVSLFLEYAMMYFVSPTPRTFPPLFQDVAFSVGSLVINGQQMLILGITCFLMVVLTYIVQYTKIGKAMRAASYDTETAQLMGINADRVISFTFWIGSSLAAVAGVLVGVYYNSIDPLMGIMPGIKAFVAAVLGGIGILPGAVAGGLILGIVEAFVSGFVSSTFRDAAAFAILILVLLFKPAGLFGKNTREKV; encoded by the coding sequence ATGGAGCTTTCGGAGCAAATCGCCCAGCAGCTCATCAACGGCGTGTCTCTCGGCAGCATCTACGCCTTGATCGCGCTCGGCTATACCATGGTCTATGGTATCATCAAGCTCATCAACTTCGCGCACGGCGACATCTACATGGTCGGCGCATATCTCGGCTTCTTCGCCGTGACAAACCTCGGACTTCCCATCGTGCCCGCGCTCATCCTCGCGATGATCATCACGGGACTCTTGGGCATCGTCATCGAGAAGCTCGCGTACAAGCCGCTGCGCCATGCGCCGCGCATCTCAGCGCTGATCTCGGCGATCGGCGTCTCGCTCTTCTTGGAGTACGCGATGATGTACTTCGTCTCGCCGACGCCGCGCACCTTCCCGCCGCTCTTTCAGGACGTGGCATTCAGCGTCGGCTCTCTCGTCATCAACGGACAGCAGATGCTGATCCTCGGCATCACATGCTTCCTCATGGTCGTCCTGACCTACATCGTGCAGTACACGAAGATCGGCAAGGCGATGCGCGCCGCGTCCTATGATACTGAAACGGCGCAGCTCATGGGCATCAATGCAGACCGCGTGATCTCCTTCACGTTCTGGATCGGCTCGTCGCTTGCGGCGGTCGCGGGCGTGCTCGTCGGCGTCTACTACAACTCGATCGACCCCTTGATGGGCATCATGCCCGGCATCAAGGCGTTCGTCGCCGCGGTGCTCGGCGGCATCGGCATCCTGCCGGGCGCCGTCGCAGGCGGGCTCATCCTCGGCATCGTCGAAGCGTTCGTCTCGGGCTTCGTCTCCTCGACGTTCCGCGATGCGGCGGCCTTCGCCATCTTGATCCTCGTCCTCCTCTTCAAACCTGCGGGGCTTTTCGGCAAGAACACCCGCGAGAAAGTGTAG